A region of Paenibacillus sp. JNUCC-31 DNA encodes the following proteins:
- a CDS encoding glycoside hydrolase family protein, with protein MPTPSGQYEYYGDIRYINGHITGSDKSDYFEFDPAVFADDDERIYLYSGSGQKSNEEFGHPVVGAFVRELDKDMLTLLTEPKIIMPANEDRAKPNFFEGASMRKINGL; from the coding sequence ATGCCCACACCCTCGGGACAATATGAGTATTACGGAGACATAAGGTATATCAATGGCCATATAACAGGTTCAGACAAGTCAGATTATTTCGAGTTTGACCCCGCTGTGTTTGCAGACGATGACGAGCGTATCTATTTATATTCAGGCTCCGGACAAAAAAGTAATGAAGAGTTTGGCCATCCCGTGGTAGGGGCTTTCGTTCGCGAACTGGACAAAGATATGCTTACCCTACTGACGGAGCCCAAAATTATTATGCCTGCTAATGAAGACCGAGCAAAGCCGAATTTCTTTGAAGGGGCCTCCATGCGTAAAATTAACGGTCTCTAA
- a CDS encoding beta-galactosidase small subunit produces the protein MEDAATVTVQGDVFLARFDKREGTLTTYERYGKTLLLSGAQENFYRAPTGIDQGQGGSAFYAGEWETYGLNRLVREVISVRFSQPSDNMVLFETEAFLHGAERSDGFKSQVRYLINGDGSIEVQNRVNANVSLSLLPRIGLTFTMPMDNDQLQWYGCGPHESYVDRKRSASIGLYRTVVDEEPCPYIVPVEWGGKEEVRWFSLTDSDGSGLMFSGFEPFHMDAHRNSVLDYAAARHIEELPERDRIWVNIDHIHSGLGGDDGWSRNIHEEFQVKPGYYEYSFVIKPMGLEKTD, from the coding sequence ATGGAGGACGCGGCGACAGTCACTGTTCAGGGGGATGTTTTCCTAGCTCGGTTCGACAAGCGGGAAGGTACGTTAACAACTTACGAGCGGTATGGGAAGACTCTTCTTCTGTCCGGAGCTCAGGAGAATTTTTACCGGGCACCCACTGGCATAGACCAGGGGCAAGGCGGAAGCGCATTCTATGCAGGCGAGTGGGAAACATATGGGTTGAACCGGCTTGTTCGAGAGGTTATTTCTGTACGTTTCTCCCAACCAAGTGACAACATGGTTCTGTTCGAAACGGAAGCTTTCTTACACGGGGCGGAAAGATCTGATGGGTTTAAAAGCCAAGTGCGATATCTCATCAATGGTGACGGCTCCATTGAAGTACAGAACCGTGTAAACGCTAACGTTTCGCTGTCTTTATTACCACGAATTGGACTTACCTTTACTATGCCTATGGACAACGATCAGTTGCAATGGTACGGATGCGGGCCGCACGAAAGCTATGTGGATCGGAAACGGAGTGCTTCAATCGGGCTTTATCGTACTGTAGTTGATGAAGAACCCTGCCCATATATTGTTCCTGTGGAATGGGGCGGCAAGGAAGAGGTGCGTTGGTTCTCATTGACGGATAGTGATGGCAGTGGGTTAATGTTTAGCGGCTTTGAACCATTCCACATGGATGCACACCGTAACAGTGTCCTTGATTATGCAGCAGCCCGGCATATTGAAGAACTGCCTGAGCGCGACCGGATCTGGGTGAACATCGACCACATTCACAGCGGTTTGGGTGGTGATGATGGTTGGTCACGAAATATACATGAAGAATTCCAGGTCAAACCTGGTTACTATGAATATAGCTTTGTAATTAAGCCGATGGGTCTCGAAAAAACAGATTAA